In the genome of Treponema pedis, one region contains:
- a CDS encoding helix-turn-helix transcriptional regulator: MGKDKTVSIKIYTGIQIELYDVDTDEVHLLKGKPRNVFRIDYCKHGLLEGEFENTTFSYLGEKETAINYERLALLKAFFPLKIYKGISILFFLDEIDSQFKDIANSFSIDIEKICNKLNLKDGWYKIKSNSEITAIMEKMYDENNFARIDYLKIKILEILHLLGVITSAEYCKKALYSGYHINKVKKIHEYAVNNLDSNISFQNLVKDEDMSYTIFQKLFKQMYGEAPYSYLKKYKLKTAAFYISSTNRKITDIALSCGYTNASKFAEAFKTLYGTPPLQYRNNIKNRMDESQLAGL; encoded by the coding sequence ATGGGTAAAGATAAAACCGTTTCAATAAAAATTTATACGGGAATACAAATAGAATTGTATGATGTAGACACCGATGAAGTACATCTTCTTAAAGGAAAACCCAGAAATGTGTTTCGAATAGATTATTGCAAACACGGGCTTTTGGAAGGAGAATTTGAAAATACTACATTTTCGTATTTAGGTGAAAAAGAAACGGCTATAAATTATGAAAGACTTGCACTTTTAAAAGCGTTTTTCCCTTTAAAAATTTATAAAGGAATAAGCATTTTATTTTTTTTAGATGAAATAGACTCTCAATTTAAAGACATTGCAAATTCTTTTTCCATCGATATTGAAAAAATTTGTAATAAACTTAATTTAAAAGACGGTTGGTATAAAATAAAATCAAATTCCGAAATTACGGCCATTATGGAAAAAATGTACGATGAAAATAATTTTGCACGTATTGATTATTTAAAAATTAAAATTTTGGAAATATTACATTTACTCGGTGTAATAACTTCAGCCGAATATTGCAAAAAAGCCTTATATTCCGGTTATCATATAAACAAAGTAAAAAAAATTCACGAGTATGCCGTAAACAATCTTGATTCAAATATTTCATTTCAGAATTTGGTAAAAGATGAAGATATGAGTTATACGATTTTTCAAAAACTGTTTAAGCAGATGTACGGTGAAGCTCCCTATTCATATTTAAAAAAATATAAACTTAAAACCGCCGCCTTTTATATTTCTTCTACAAACCGAAAAATTACGGACATTGCATTGAGCTGCGGTTATACAAATGCAAGTAAATTTGCGGAAGCATTTAAAACCCTCTACGGAACGCCGCCTTTACAATACAGGAATAATATTAAAAATCGCATGGATGAAAGTCAACTTGCAGGATTATAG